The Candidatus Scalindua japonica sequence GCTGAAGCTGTTTGTGTGGAAGGTCGTGGCGGTTATTACGATAACTCGGGAGCCCTTCGCGATATGGTACAAAATCACATGTTACAATTGTTGGCGCTTGTAGCGATGGAACCACCTGCTTCTTTTGCACCGGATGCAGTACGTGATGAAAAAGTTAAGTTGTTAAGCGCGATACCTCCCATTAAAGTCAATGAAGCCAGCGAATGTTCCATTCGTGGTCAGTATGCTGCAGGGACTATAGATGGAAAACTGATTCCGGATTATTTGAGAGAAAATGGTGTACAGCCTAATTCAGTAACCGAGACTTTTGTCGCACTGAAATTACATGTAGATAACTGGCGTTGGGCAGGAGTGCCGTTTTATTTTCGTACGGGGAAGGCCCTTGCAGATCGTCTTACTGAAGTAAATATTGAGTTCAGACAACCGCCCCTGGCCCTGTTTAGTCATATGCAAGATAATAAGAGAGAAGAGAGGAGAAGAATGAAACCCAATATGCTCTCTTTAAGGGTTCAGCCTAATGAAGGTATACGTCTGTCAATAGGAATGAAGGTCCCGGGACAAAAAATGGTTTTAGAGCCTAATGACATGGAATTTTGCTATGAAGATGTTTTTGGCGTTGAATCACCGGGAGCATATGAACGATTGATTGTAGATGCAATACTTGGTGATACTACCCTCTTTATTCGTCAGGATGAAGTAGAGGCGGCATGGAGATTAGTGAATGGTGTGCTTGATGGATGGGCCAGTGAAGAAGTACCACATATTCACCTCTATCGGGCCGGGACCTGGGGTCCATATGCAGCAGATGAGTTTATTACTAACGACATAAGAAAGTCGAAGGCACTGTAAATGAGGCTTTGCTAATGGTATTTCTTTTCAAGCAGGCTACCCCAATGGGTGTTGTATGGGTGGACGCAATAGACTTTTTTTTGTCCCTGAACAAGAGGCCTTCCTTCATTTGCCCACTTAAAGATTGAACCTTCCAGATTATACACTTCCTTAAAATCCAGTGTTTGTAATTTACCTGCCAGGTTGGAAGAACGGTATCCTACTGAACAGTAAACAACGATAGGAGTATCTGGCCTGATGTTTGTCAGGTATTTTAAGAGATTTTTACACTTATACGAAATGTTTTCTGCCCCCGAAATATGACTGCCCTGAAATTCTTCTTTTGTT is a genomic window containing:
- the zwf gene encoding glucose-6-phosphate dehydrogenase, which codes for MNKSESTAIVIFGASGDLTKRKLIPALFEASLEGLLAKDTTIVGFARREKSHEQFRVEIEEALVGFTRSKPNAGSPELKVFSSYCYYQTGNYDNSKSFHDLKELLEKLDEESGIPADKSNRLFYLATPPNVFSGIVGMLGQTGHIADPNDENRWTRVIIEKPFGRNLQTACALNKNLSAILDESQVYRIDHYLGKETVQNIMAFRFGNSIFEPLWNRRYVSHVHITVAEAVCVEGRGGYYDNSGALRDMVQNHMLQLLALVAMEPPASFAPDAVRDEKVKLLSAIPPIKVNEASECSIRGQYAAGTIDGKLIPDYLRENGVQPNSVTETFVALKLHVDNWRWAGVPFYFRTGKALADRLTEVNIEFRQPPLALFSHMQDNKREERRRMKPNMLSLRVQPNEGIRLSIGMKVPGQKMVLEPNDMEFCYEDVFGVESPGAYERLIVDAILGDTTLFIRQDEVEAAWRLVNGVLDGWASEEVPHIHLYRAGTWGPYAADEFITNDIRKSKAL
- a CDS encoding rhodanese-like domain-containing protein, whose amino-acid sequence is MKKKILLIFTAMLAATGVGANTGCSNSYEAPIWSEVIQDVRNKYPDVKQLQTDELYSWLTNLKKESIFLIDARTKEEFQGSHISGAENISYKCKNLLKYLTNIRPDTPIVVYCSVGYRSSNLAGKLQTLDFKEVYNLEGSIFKWANEGRPLVQGQKKVYCVHPYNTHWGSLLEKKYH